DNA from Lagenorhynchus albirostris chromosome 3, mLagAlb1.1, whole genome shotgun sequence:
gttttttttttctttaaaaaaatgtttttttcttaataattattttaataactttattttttctttattttatttcattttatcctctttctttctttctttctccctttctttctaatttttctcccttttattctgagctgtgtggatgaaaggttcttggtgctacagccaggagtcagtgctgtgcctctgaggtgggagagccaacttcaggacattggtccacaagagacctcccagctccacataatatcaaaatggcgaaagtctcccagagatctccatctcaacaccagcactgAACTTcactcaacgatcagcaagctatagtgctggacaccctatgccaaacaactagcaagacaggaacacagccacacccattagcagagaggctgcctaaaatcataataaggccacagacaacacaaaacacaccaccagatgtggacctgcccaccagaaagacaagatccagcctcatccacaagaacacaggcactagtcccccccaccaggaagcctacacaacccactgaacaaacttaagccactggggacagacaccaaaaacaatgggaactacgaacctgcacctGCAAAacggaaaccccaaacacagtaagataagcaaaatgagaagacgaaaacacacagcagatgaaagagcaagacaaaaacccaccagacttaacaaatgaagaggaaataggcagtctacctgaaaaagaattcagaataatgatagtaaggatgatccaaaatcttggaaatagaatatagaaaatacaagaaacatttaacaaggacctagaagaactaaagatgaaacaagcaatgatgaacaacacaataaatgaaattaaaaatactctagatgagatcaatagcagagtaactgaggcagaagaacggataagtgaactgggagataaaatagtggaaataactactgcagagcagaataaagaaaaaataatgaaaagaactgagggcagtctgagagacctctgggacaacattaaacacaccaacattcgaattataggggttccagaagaagaagagaaaaagaaaggaactgagaaaatatttgaagagattatagttgaaaacttccttaatatgggaaaggaaatagttaatcaagtccaggaagcacagagagtcccatacaggataaatcctaggagaaacatgccaagacacatattaatcaaactgtcaaaactgGCCCCGCCTCCCACAGGCGGCAACCATGGCGGCCTGGCAGGTGTCGGGGTCCGCGGGCGCTATGCTCGGGAGGCAGCCGTCCCCTGCCCCACCGCCAGAACTGCCCCGGGTCAGAGAAGTGTTCCGACAGCGCCTCAGCTTCACCTTCTGCTCCTCTTCGCAGGGAGACTGCGGCGGCTCTGGGCCCGACTCACAGGGCGGACCAGAGGGAGCAGCAAGGCATCCGGCGAGCAAAGAGTTAACAGTGGCAGAGCGGAGGGTCTCGGAGCTTCACGCAGCCGCCTCCGCGGCTGGCCGGCTGAACTTCGTGGACCCAGCTACCGGCTACATGGTGCTCACCTGGCTGGCCCACTTGCAGAGAGGCAGATGCTGCGGGTCTACCTGCAGACACTGTCCATATGGTCAAGTCAATGTTAAAGATCCATCCAAAAAGAAGCAACTCAATTCACATTTTTATGTTTGAGAAGAATTTCACTTCTGTTCTCCATCTAATTGagacttattaaaaaaataaataaaaccttaatccaaaaaaaaaaaaaccctcaaaacgcaaatacaaagaaaccatattaaaagcagcaaggaaaaacaacaaataacacacaagggaatctgcataaggttaacagctgatctttcagcagaaactctgcaagccagaagggactggcaggacatatttaaagtgatgaaggagaaaaacctacaaccaagattactctacccagaaaggatctcattcagatttttttttttttttccgtacgccggcctctcactgctgtggcctctcctgctgcagggcataggctccggatgcacaggctcagtggccatggctcacgggcccagctgcgccacggcatgtgggatcttcccggaccagggcacgaacccgtatcccctgcatcggcaggcggactctcaaccactgcgccaccagggaagccctcattcagatttcatggagaaattaaaatctttacagacaagcaaaagctgagagagttcagcaccaccaaaccagctttacaacaaatgctaaaggaccttctctagtcaagaaacacaagaggaggaaaagacctacaataacaaacccaaaacaattaagaaaatgggaataggaacatacatattgataaataccttaaatgtaaatggattaaatgctctcaccaaaagacacagactggctgaatggatacaaaaacaagacccatatatatgctgtctacaagagacgaacttcagacctagagacacatacagactgaaagtaaggggacggaaaatgatattccatgcaaatggaaaccaaaagaaagctggagtagcaattcttatatcagacaaaatagactttaaaataaagactattagaagagacaaagaagaacactacataatgatcaagggatcaatccaagaagaagataaaacaattgtaaatatttttgcacccaacataggagcacttcaaaacataaggcaaatactaacagccataaaagggaaaatcgacagtaacacattcatagtaggggactttaacatcccactttcaccaatggacagatcatccaaaatgaaactaaataaggacacacaagctttaaatgatacattaaacaagatggacttaattgatatttataggacattccaccccaaaacaacagaatacacacttttctcaagtgcacatggaacattctctaggatagatcatatcttgggtcacaaatgaagccttggtaagtttaagaaaattgaaattgtatcaagtatcttttccaaccacaacgctatgagactagatatcaattacaggagaatatctttaaaaaatacaaacacatggaagctaaacaatacactacttaataaccaagtgatggctgaagaaatcaaagaggaaatcaaaaattacctagaaacaaatgacaatggagacacgatgacccaaaacctatgggatgcagcaaaagcagttctaagagggaagtttataacaatacaatcctaccttaagagaaaggaaacatctcgaataaacaaccaaaccttgcacctaaaggaattagagaaacaagaacaaaaaaaccccaaagtcagcagaacgaaagaaatcataaagatcagatcagaaataaatgaaaaagaaatgaaggaaatgatagcaaagatcaataaaactaaaatctggttctttgagaagataaacaaaattgataaaatattagccagactcatcacgaagtatagggagaagactcaaatcaatataattagaaatgaaaaaggagaagtaacaactgacaatgcagaaatacaaaagatcatgagagattactacaagtaactctatgccaataaaatggacaacctggaagaaatggacaaattcttagaaatgcataaccttccgagactgaaccaggaagaaatagaaaatgtgaacagaccaatcacaagcactgaaattgaaactgtgattaaaattcttccaacaaacaaaagcccaggaccagatggcttcacaggcgaattctatcaaacatttagagaagagctaacacctatccttctcaaattcttcgaaaatatagcagagagaggaacactcccaaacttattctatgaggccaccatcaccctgataccaaaaccagacaaggatgccacaaagaaagaaagctacaggccaacatcactgatgaacatagatgcaaaactcctcaacaaaatgctagcaaacagaatccaacagcacattaaaaggatcatacaccatgatcaagtggggtttttccaggaatgcaaggattcttcaatatatgcaatcaAAcaacgtgatacatcatattaacaaactgaaggacagaaaccacatgatcatctcaatagatgcagagaaagcttttgacaaaattcaacacccatttatgattaaaactgtgcagaaagta
Protein-coding regions in this window:
- the LOC132518030 gene encoding uncharacterized protein C1orf53-like, translated to MAAWQVSGSAGAMLGRQPSPAPPPELPRVREVFRQRLSFTFCSSSQGDCGGSGPDSQGGPEGAARHPASKELTVAERRVSELHAAASAAGRLNFVDPATGYMVLTWLAHLQRGRCCGSTCRHCPYGQVNVKDPSKKKQLNSHFYV